Genomic window (Rossellomorea aquimaris):
GCGTTCTAAGGACTGCGAAGCTAGACCGTAAGGACTGGTGGAGTGCTTAGAAGTGAGAATGCCGGTATGAGTAGCGAAAGATGGGTGAGAATCCCATCCACCGAATGCCTAAGGTTTCCTGAGGAAGGCTCGTCCGCTCAGGGTTAGTCGGGACCTAAGTCGAGGCCGATAGGCGTAGACGATGGACAACAGGTTGATATTCCTGTACCACCTCTTTTCCGTTTGAGCAATGGGGGGACGCAGGAGGATAGGGTAAGCGCACTGCTGGATATGTGCGTCTAAGCAGTTAGGCTGATGATGAGGCAAATCCCATCATCGCATAAGGCTGAGCTGTGATAGCGAGCGAATTATAGTAGCGAAGTTCCTGATTCCACACTGCCAAGAAAAGCCTCTAGCGAGGAAAAAGGTGCCCGTACCGCAAACCGACACAGGTAGGCGAGGAGAGAATCCTAAGGTGAGCGAGAGAACTCTCGTTAAGGAACTCGGCAAAATGACCCCGTAACTTCGGGAGAAGGGGTGCTCTGGTAGGGTGCAAGCCCGAGAGAGCCGCAGTGAATAGGCCCAGGCGACTGTTTAGCAAAAACACAGGTCTCTGCGAAGCCGTAAGGCGAAGTATAGGGGCTGACGCCTGCCCGGTGCTGGAAGGTTAAGAGGAGTGCTTAGCGCAAGCGAAGGTGCGAATCGAAGCCCCAGTAAACGGCGGCCGTAACTATAACGGTCCTAAGGTAGCGAAATTCCTTGTCGGGTAAGTTCCGACCCGCACGAAAGGCGTAACGATCTGGGCACTGTCTCAACGAGAGACTCGGTGAAATTATAGTACCTGTGAAGATGCAGGTTACCCGCGACAGGACGGAAAGACCCCGTGGAGCTTTACTGTAGCCTGATATTGAATTTTGGTACAGCTTGTACAGGATAGGTAGGAGCCTTGGAAACCGGAGCGCCAGCTTCGGTGGAGGCATCGGTGGGATACTACCCTGGCTGTATTGAAATTCTAACCCGCGCCCCTTATCGGGGTGGGAGACAGTGTCAGGTGGGCAGTTTGACTGGGGCGGTCGCCTCCTAAAGAGTAACGGAGGCGCCCAAAGGTTCCCTCAGAATGGTTGGAAATCATTCGCAGAGTGTAAAGGCACAAGGGAGCTTGACTGCGAGACCTACAAGTCGAGCAGGGACGAAAGTCGGGCTTAGTGATCCGGTGGTTCCGCATGGAAGGGCCATCGCTCAACGGATAAAAGCTACCCCGGGGATAACAGGCTTATCTCCCCCAAGAGTCCACATCGACGGGGAGGTTTGGCACCTCGATGTCGGCTCATCGCATCCTGGGGCTGTAGTCGGTCCCAAGGGTTGGGCTGTTCGCCCATTAAAGCGGTACGCGAGCTGGGTTCAGAACGTCGTGAGACAGTTCGGTCCCTATCCGTCGTGGGCGCAGGAAATTTGAGAGGAGCTGTCCTTAGTACGAGAGGACCGGGATGGACGCACCGCTGGTGTACCAGTTGTCTTGCCAAAGGCATCGCTGGGTAGCTATGTGCGGAAGGGATAAGTGCTGAAAGCATCTAAGCATGAAGCCCCCCTCGAGATGAGATTTCCCATCACGTAAGTGAGTAAGATCCCTAGAAGATGACTAGGTAGATAGGTCAGAGATGGAAGCATGGCGACATGTGGAGTTGACTGATACTAATCGATCGAGGACTTAACCACAAAGAGTCATTATTTAAATGAACAACAATTGGTCGATATTCGGCTTTCTTGACATCAATTCTTTATCTAGTTTTGAAGGAACAAACCTTCAATTGAATATTCGTCTGGTGATAATGGCGAAGAGGTCACACCCGTTCCCATGCCGAACACGGAAGTTAAGCTCTTCAGCGCCGATGGTAGTTGGGGGATCTCCCCCTGTGAGAGTAGGACGTCGCCAGGCAAATGTGAAAAGAGTAGCTCATTGAGTTACTCTTTTTTGTGGTTTGAATTTATGGAAATAGTAGCAGGTAATCATACGAGAGCTTAGGTGATAATTGGTAAAAGACGCATAAAACAAAAAAAGACGCAATAATGTCAGAAAAAGACGCATAAAAAAAAACGACGGAATTACCACGAATTCTCGATTATAAACACTCAGTTCACCCCGGAAAAATACCTGCTGTGATACAAAAGAGCACTTAGCACTTTCTCTAATTAATCCCCCAATTAACCACAACTTTTAGGAAACCCACCACAATAGCCGCATCATCCATCCATCACATCACAAATCGGCCCTCCCTCAGACCACCCCATCCCTAAAATCAACTCCCGGCCGGTACCATCGTACTCCCCAATCAAACCATCCCACACTCTCAATGCCCCATTTCCTTATTTCTATCCAACAATCTCACATTCCCACGTTTAAAACCTTCCTAAAACAGGAAAACTTCTAAGGTCATACTTCATAATTGCAAAGTTTAAAACGCGGTTGTATAATTATAGTCAAATATAGTCAAAGTCAAAATGAGGAGGAGGTTTGATGAGGAACATATCCGACATCATTGAACATTATTTAAAGAATGTTTTAGAACTGAGTGAAAGTGAGATAGTCGAGATTAAAAGAAGCGAGATCGCTGATAAGTTTCAATGTGTTCCTTCTCAAATTAATTATGTGATCAATACCCGGTTCACGATAGAACGAGGGTATGTAGTAGAAAGTAAACGAGGTGGCGGGGGCTACATCCGAATCATGAAGGTAAAAGCCCACGATCAAGTTCATCTTATCGATCAGCTAGTAGCTTTAATAACACAAACCATCAGTCAGAATACTGCGGCTGATATTGTGTTTCGATTAGTGGAAGAGGATATTATTTCTGAACGGGAAGCGAAGATTATGCTGAGCGTAATGGACCGTTCGGTGATCATGGTCGATTTACCAGAACGGGATGTATTGAGGGGAAGAATGCTCAGAGCCATGCTGGATACATTGAAGTATGAGTAAGTTTTGAGAGGTGAGTAGGATGGTTTGTCAAGAGTGTAATGAAAGACCTGCAACCCTTCATTTTACCAAGGTGATAAATGGGGAAAAGACAGAGGTTCATTTATGTGAACAATGTGCTCAGGATAAGGGTGAAATGTTTATGTTTGATTCTTCTTCCGGGTTCTCTGTGAACAATCTATTGGCAGGTCTTCTTAATATAGCCCCTGCATTTAAGCAGGCAAAAGAAACGGAAATTCCTAAGACAGAGGTATTACAGTGTGAAAAGTGTAAAATGACTTTTCAGCGATTCATTAACGTAGGACGCTTCGGCTGTGCCCATTGCTATGAAACGTTTAAAGATGAACTTACTCCTCTTTTAAAGCGCGTTCATAGTGGGAATGTGGAGCACCACGGGAAGGTTCCGGAACGCATGGGTGGAGCCATTCACATAAAGAAAAAGATTCAGCAGTTGAAATCGGATCTGCAAACGATGATTGCGGATGAAGAGTTCGAAAAAGCAGCAGAGATACGAGACGAAATTCGCTCCCTGGAGAAAGATGCTAATAAAGAGGGGGGAGATAAAGGATGAGTCTGGAGAAGTTTTTACAAAATGCTGTTAGCTCCTGGATGAATGAAGAAGGACCGAATTCAGATATTGTTCTCAGCTCACGGGTCCGGCTCGCAAGAAACATGACGGACTTTCGTTTCTCTACTCTATATTCTTCAGAAGAAGCTAAAGAGATCGTGGATCGCGTGAAGGATAAGCTCTCTTTATACCCAGGAAATTTAGGAGAATTAGAATTTTTACCTACAAGGGAGATTCAGCCTCTCCAAAAGAGGGTATTGATGGAGAAACACCTAATTAGTCCTAACTTAGCGGAGGACACGAATTATGGGGCTGTCCTTCTATCCAGTGAAGAAGATATTAGCATAATGGTAAACGAAGAGGACCATATTCGAATACAGTGTTTATATCCAGGATTGCAATTAAAGGAAGCATTACAGAGAGCGAATCAGATTGATGATTGGTTTGAAAGTGAATTTGATTTTGCTTTTGATGAGAAACATGGATATTTAACGACTTGTCCTACTAATGTGGGGACAGGGCTTAGAGCTTCCGTGATGATGCATTTGCCGGGTCTGGTTCTGACCCAGCAATTAAATCGCATCATCCCTGCCATTAACCAATTAGGTTTGGTGGTAAGAGGGATATATGGAGAAGGCAGTGAGGCATTAGGGAACATTTTTCAGATTTCGAATCAAACGACCCTTGGTAAATCAGAGGAAGATATTGTGGAAGATTTATTGAGTGTTGTAAAGCAGATCATTGATAAAGAACACTCGGCACGGGACGCATTAGTTAAAACGTCTAACATACAATTAGAAGATAGGATCTTTCGTTCACTTGGCGTATTGGAACACAGTAGAATTATCGAGTCCAAGGAAGCGGCGAAGTGTTTATCGGATGTAAGACTTGGAATAGATTTAGGATACATCAAAGTCATATCTAAGAATATATTGAATGAACTAATGATTTTAACCCAACCTGGATTTTTACAACAATATTCTGGAGGTCCATTGAGACCAAATGAAAGAGATATAAGAAGGTCTTCTTTGATTCGGGAGCGAATTAAGTTAGATAAGGATACATGTGAGGAGGAAAAATAATATGATGTTTGGTCGATTTACAGAAAGAGCACAAAAGGTATTAGCATTAGCTCAAGAAGAAGCTATTCGTCTGGCGCACAGTAATATTGGTACTGAACATATTTTATTGGGACTTGTCCGCGAAGGTGAAGGAATTGCGGCTAAAGCACTTACGGCGTTGGGACTGAGCCCTGAAAAGATTCAAAAAGAAGTGGAAGGATTGATCGGAAAAGGTACCGAGAAATCCCAAACGATCCATTATACACCACGAGCGAAGAAAGTGATTGAGCTATCTATGGATGAGGCTCGTAAATTGGGTCACTCATATGTAGGAACAGAACATATTTTATTAGGGTTGATTCGTGAAGGTGAAGGAGTAGCTGCTCGTGTACTTGGCAACCTTGGAGTAAGCTTAAATAAAGCAAGGCAGCAGGTATTGCAGTTACTTGGCAGCAATGATTCAAGTAACCACCAGGGCGCGGGCAATGCAAATGCCAATACGCCTACCCTTGATAGCTTAGCCCGTGACTTGACGGCGATTGCCCGTGAAGGCAGTTTAGATCCGGTTATCGGACGGAGCAAAGAAATTCAGCGTGTCATCGAAGTGCTGAGTCGACGTACGAAGAATAACCCGGTGTTGATCGGTGAGCCTGGTGTAGGTAAGACCGCGATTGCCGAGGGTCTTGCCCAACAGATCATTGCCAATGAGGTTCCTGAGATCCTTCGGGACAAACGCGTCATGACCCTGGATATGGGTACAGTGGTAGCCGGTACGAAATATCGTGGGGAATTCGAGGATCGGTTAAAGAAAGTAATGGATGAAATCCGTCAAGCAGGTAACATAATCCTGTTTATCGATGAGCTTCATACATTAATCGGAGCAGGTGGGGCTGAAGGTGCCATTGATGCGTCAAACATCTTAAAACCATCTCTTGCACGAGGAGAATTACAGTGTATCGGTGCAACGACATTAGATGAGTACCGTAAATATATTGAAAAGGATGCTGCGTTAGAGCGCCGTTTCCAACCAATCCAAGTCAATGAGCCAACGGCAGAAGAGTCCATTCAGATTCTTAAAGGATTACGTGATCGTTATGAAGCCCATCACCGCGTGTCAATTACAGATGAAGCGATTGATGCGGCAGTGAAACTTTCTGATCGCTACATTTCAGACCGCTTCTTACCGGATAAGGCAATCGATTTAATCGATGAAGCTGGTTCTAAGGTGCGTTTACGCTCTTATACAACTCCGCCAAACTTGAAAGAACTTGAAGCCAAGCTGGAAGAAATTCGCAAAGAGAAGGATGCGGCTGTTCAAAGCCAAGAGTTTGAAAAAGCAGCTTCTCTAAGAGATTCAGAGCAAAAGCTTCGTGAAGAGCTGGAAGAAACGAAGAACACATGGAAAGAAAAGCAAGGCCAGGAAAATACAGAAGTGACCGTTGAAGATATTGCGAAAGTTGTATCGAACTGGACGGGAGTACCGGTATCTAAGCTTGCTCAAACGGAAACGGATCGCTTACTTAAATTAGAGGAAATCCTCCATTCCAGAGTCATCGGTCAATCTGAAGCAGTCGTAGCGGTGTCAAAAGCTGTCCGCCGTGCAAGAGCGGGGCTGAAAGATCCGAAGCGTCCGATTGGTTCCTTTATCTTCTTAGGACCGACAGGGGTGGGGAAAACAGAACTTGCCCGTGCGCTGGCGGAATCTATGTTCGGTGACGAGGATGCCATGATTCGTATTGATATGTCCGAGTACATGGAGAAACATTCGACTTCCCGTTTAGTAGGTTCTCCTCCAGGGTATGTAGGGTATGAAGAAGGCGGCCAGTTAACGGAAAAAGTTCGCCGTAAACCGTATTCCGTGGTTCTATTGGATGAAATTGAAAAAGCACACCCTGATGTATTTAACATTCTGCTGCAAGTCTTGGAAGATGGTCGATTGACTGATTCTAAAGGAAGAACGGTAGACTTTAGAAACACGGTGTTAATTATGACATCTAACGTTGGTGCCCAGTCCCTTAAGAGCAATAAATATGTTGGGTTCAATATTCAAGATGGAAAACAGGATTATAAGGATATGAAAGGCAAGGTTATGGAGGAGCTGAAACGGGCGTTCCGACCAGAGTTCCTTAACCGTATCGATGAAATCATTGTGTTCCATTCCCTTGAAAAAGACCACTTAAAAGAGATTGTGACCTTGATGTCCAACCAATTGACAACTCGCTTGAAAGAGCAGGATATTCATTTAGAGCTTTCAGCTGCTGCTAAAGAGAAAATTGCAGATGAAGGATTCGATCCTGAATACGGTGCGCGTCCACTGCGTCGTGCCATTCAGAAACATGTAGAGGATAAACTGTCAGAAGAGCTATTAAGAGGCAAGGTACTCACAGGACAGAATATATTGATCGATGTAGAAGATAGCGAGTTTGTTGTGAAGGTAAAAGAAGAAGAAGCAGCAAATACTCCTACTTAATACAAACGGTAGAAAAGGAGGTACACGTATATGTTTTTCGTGTACCTCTTTTATCATAATGTAGCTTTTCTGTAATGCTTGTCGGGCCTGATCAAGTCGGCTCCGCTTTTCTGATTGTCTAGCTCCGGTGGCTAGAGGCTCGAGGTCATAAGCCAAGTAAACCAAAAAGGCAAAGTGCGCCTTTCCGGGTTACTCGTCTTATGCTTGTCGCCTCTTGGCAAGCCACCTGCGCTTTTCTGATTGTCCAGCTCCGGTGGCTAGAGGCTCGAGGTCATAAGCCAAGTAACCCAAAAAGGCAAAGTGCGCCTTTCCGGGTTACTCGTCTTATGCTTGTCGCCTCTTGGCAAGCCACCTGCGCTTTTCTGATTGTCCAGCTCCGGTGGCTAGAGGCTCGAGGTCATAAGCCAAGTTAACCAAAAAGGCAAAAAACGCCTTTCCGGTTAACTCGTCTTATGCTTGTCGCCTCTGATCAAGCCACCTGCGCTTTTCTTGTAACCATTACATAAAACCGATACAATCATTCCAAAAGGGTATTTATATGGAATGGTTAGAGTACAAATAGAGTAAAAGAGGAGAAGAATAGATTGGCAAAGAAAAAGACAAAGTTTGTATGTTCATCATGTGGATATGAGTCTGCTAAATGGATGGGGAAATGTCCAGGATGTAACGAGTGGAACACGATGGTGGAAGAGGTTGAGATGACGGGGAAGAAGCCTCGCGGGTCGTTTATGCATTCTGAAAATATCGGGCCAACTAAAGCAGAGAAGCTTATCTCAATCGAAACAAAGCAAGAACCAAGAGTATTGACCGAGTCGAAAGAGCTGAATCGGGTGCTGGGTGGGGGAGTCGTCCCGGGATCACTTGTGTTGATCGGTGGAGATCCGGGAATAGGGAAATCTACTTTATTGCTCCAGGTTTCTGCCCAGCTGGCTGATCAAAAGCAGAAGGTTTTATATATATCAGGAGAAGAATCCATCAAGCAAACAAAGCTTCGGGCAGATCGATTACATGTGAAATCCGATGATCTATATATATTTGCAGAAACAAATCTTGAATTGATTCATCAGACGATTGAACAGATCTCACCTGATTTTGTCATCATCGACTCGATTCAAACGATTTTTCACCCTGAAGTGACGTCTGCTCCAGGCAGTGTTTCACAGGTAAGGGAATGTACAGCCGAATTAATGAGAATAGGGAAAACCAAAGGCATCGCCATCTTTATTGTAGGGCATGTTACAAAAGAAGGTTCGATTGCAGGCCCTCGTTTATTGGAGCATATGGTTGATACCGTGCTGTATTTTGAAGGTGAACGTCATCATTCTTATCGTATTTTAAGAGCGGTGAAGAATCGATTCGGCTCGACGAATGAGATGGGGATTTTTGAAATGAAAGAGCTAGGCTTGGAGGAAGTCGCAAATCCTTCTGAGATATTCCTCGAGGAGCGCTCCCAAGGTGCGGCAGGCTCAACGGTCGTTGCTTCCATGGAAGGTACAAGACCTGTTCTAGTGGAGATACAGGCCCTTGTCACTCCTACCAGTTTCAACAACCCACGACGAATGGCTACGGGGATAGATCATAGCCGTGTTTCACTCATTATGGCCGTATTGGAGAAACGGGCAGGAATGCTATTGCAGCAGCAGGATGCTTATCTGAAAGTGGCAGGTGGAGTTAAACTGGATGAACCGGCGATTGATTTGGCCGTTGCAGCGAGTATTGCGTCGAGCTTTCGGGATAAAGCGTCCAGGGCCCACGATTGTATCATTGGAGAAGTTGGATTGACAGGTGAAATAAGAAGGGTTTCGAGGATTGAACAACGTGTCCAGGAAGCGGCTAAATTAGGTTTTAAACGTGTGATAATTCCCCAAAATAACTTAAGTGGGTGGCAGCCGCCTTCTGATATAGAGGTCACAGGAGTATCAAATATAAATGAAGCGCTGGCTATTATTTTAGGAGGATAGGAAATGGAAGATAAGAAGGCAAGAGAGAAGTCCATGTCGGATATTTTACAATTCGTTGCTCCTGGTGCCCCGATCAGGGATGGCATTGATAATGTGCTGAGAGCCAATACAGGAGGGCTCATTGTTGTTGGCTACAATGATAAGGTTAAATCTGTACTGGACGGTGGATTTCATATCAATTGTGCTTTTTCTCCTAGCTATCTATATGAGCTGGCCAAGATGGATGGGGCCATCATCCTGAATGAAGCGGGTACGAAGATTATTTTGGCCAATGCACAGTTGGCTCCTGATGTGTATGTTCCTTCCACTGAAACTGGAATGAGACACCGTACGGCTGAGCGGGTTGCAAGACAAACCAATGCCCTTGTCATCGCCATCTCTCAGCGGAGGAACGTCATCACCCTGTATCAAGGTAATTTTCGTTATGCATTAAAGGACATCTCCGTCATCTTGACGAAGGCCAACCAGGCGATTCAAACATTGGAGAAGTATAAGGTGGTTCTGGATCAGAGCATTTCTAATTTATCGGTGCTGGAGTTTGAGGAGCTTGTCACACAAAGTGACCTACTGCAGGTTCTTCACAGATTCGAAATGGTTTTAAGAATTAAGAACGAGTTATTGACCTATTTAAGCGAGCTGGGTGTAGAAGGAAGATTGATCCGCCTTCAGATGAATGAGTTATTGGCTGATATTGAAGATGAGGCGATGCTCATTATAAGGGATTATTCCCAGGAGAGAAATATCAAGCCGTTCGAACTCCTCTATAAATTTCAAGAGCTTGTTCACTCAGAGGTATTAGAAGATAATGTCCTATTAAAATTATTAGGCTATCATGGGTATGTTCATCACGATGATGCCATCTATCCACGAGGATATCGCGTGTTGAATAAGATCCCACGTTTACCGATTGTGATCATTGAAAACCTGATTACAAGGTTCGAAACCCTTCCTCATGTAGTGAGTGCATCAGTGGATGATTTGGATGAAGTGGAAGGAATCGGAGAGGTCAGGGCCCGGAAAATCAAAGAGGGGTTAAAACTGATCAAAGAACAAACGTTTGCCGATCGACAGTTATAAGTATATGTTCCTGTATTCACCATATATGGTATAATTGAATCATTTTCAAAAAATTGACAGTCTCTATAAGACATGTTAGCCTTCACTTAAGGAAGCTAGTAAAATGGGATAAGTATATCAAAATGGTTTCCAATTTATTAAATTTAAAATTTTCAAGGGCTAAGACGTTTCAAAAATAGTAAATTGTTTATAATGAATAGGAGGAGGTGAGGGAATGTTAAAAAGAATCGTTCAAGCGTGCTTCCTTATCGTCGGGGGAACACTGGGGATATTTCTGCTTCCCGAATTATTTACCGTCATAAATTTATCAGACATTCCTTTAATAAATAACCCATATATGACTGCTATATTTGGTGCCATTATCTTTTATATTCTTACGTTTTGGGCAGTCGAGTATGTCGTCAATTTCGTCAAGTGGTTTGAAGATAGTTTAGTAAAAGCTCCAGTAACGGATCTGTTATTTGGTAGCTTAGGGCTTATTATCGGTCTTTTTGTTGCGTATCTGTTTGGGATTCCTTTCAATCAAATGGAGATTCCGATTGTCAACACAGTGGTTCCGATTCTATTAACGCTGATTCTTGGATATTTAGGATTTCAAGTTGGCTTTAAGAAAAGGGATGAGCTGGTCGGTCTGTTTGGTACTTCAAACAGGGGTAAGAAAAAAGGGACAGACGAAGACGCAGATGAAGCGGGTGTGAAAACCCTGAAGATACTGGATACGAGTGTGATCATTGATGGTCGTATCGCAGATATCTGTCAAACTGGCTTCTTGGAAGGAATTGTCGTGATTCCACAGTTCGTGCTGGAAGAGCTTCAGCATATTGCGGATTCTTCAGACGTGTTGAAACGAAACCGTGGACGACGAGGGCTTGATATCCTGAATCGAATTCAAAAGGAGCTACCTGTAGAGGTTCAGATTTATGAAGGTGACTTCGAGGAAATACAGGAAGTTGATTCGAAGCTGGTGAAACTGGCGAAACTTACTAATGGAATCGTTGTAACCAATGATTTCAACTTGAATAAAGTGTGTGACCTTCAAGGTGTACAAGTATTGAATATCAATGATTTAGCTAATGCCGTTAAGCCTGTTGTATTGCCTGGAGAAGAATTGAAAGTTCAGGTAATCAAAGACGGGAAAGAACATAACCAGGGGATCGCCTATCTTGATGATGGAACGATGATCGTAGTGGAAGAAGGACGCAATTATATCGGCAAGTACATCGATGTGCTTGTAACATCTGTTCTTCAAACCTCTGCAGGCCGAATGATCTTTGCCAAGCCAAAACAATTGGAAAAAGCTTTATAAGTAATCATTGCCCTGACTCTAATGATTCAGTAAGGTATAATAAATAGTATTACTCGAGAGTTAAAGGAGTTATCATATGGAATATGAAGTTGTCATTCCGGCTGCAGGGCAAGGGAAACGAATGAAAGCGGGCAAGAACAAACTTCTCCTCGAGCTGGATAGCTGTCCAGTCATTATTCATACACTACGGGTCTTTGAACATGACTCCCGTTGTCAGGGAATCTATTTAGCGATTCATCCATCGGAGCGAAATGCGTTCAAGAGTTTATTAGACCGTTTTGGTATTACAAAGGTCGTTAAGCTTGTAGATGGCGGGGAAGAAAGACAGCATAGTGTATACAATGCATTGCTTGAGGTTGATCATGAAATTGTTCTTGTACACGACGGAGCAAGACCATTTATTAAAGAATCCACGATTCACCAATTAGTAGAGAAGACTCATTTAACAGGAGCTGCCATTGCTGCTGTTCCTGTTAAAGATACGATCAAAAAAGTGCTGGATGGGGAAGTCGAGGAAACGATTGAACGCTCAAGCTTGTGGATGGTTCAAACTCCACAGGCTTTTCGTGTTTCATTGTTGAAAAGGGCGCACGGGGAAGCGGAGCAAGATGGTTTTCTTGGAACAGACGATGCTTCTCTCGTGGAACGAATGGATGTTGAGGTTGCTGTTGTTGAAAGTGATTATGACAATATTAAACTGACGACACCTGAGGACTTATATTTTGCTGAGGCCATCTTGAAGAAGCAAGAGGAAATGAGTGGAGGAGACAACCATGTTTAGGATAGGACAAGGTTTTGATGTTCATCAATTAGTAGAAGAGAGACCCCTTATTATGGGAGGTATAACGATACCATATGAAAAGGGATTATTAGGTCATTCAGATGCAGATGTATTATTACATGCTGTAGCGGATGCGTGTTTGGGAGCTGTGGCTGCAGGGGATATCGGCAAGCATTTCCCAGACACAGATCCTGAGTTCAAGGATGCAGATTCAGCAAAGCTTCTTGAGCATGTATGGGCCCTTGTGAAAGAGGAAGGGTATGAATTAGGGAATATCGATTGCACGATCATTGCCCAGA
Coding sequences:
- the disA gene encoding DNA integrity scanning diadenylate cyclase DisA, translating into MEDKKAREKSMSDILQFVAPGAPIRDGIDNVLRANTGGLIVVGYNDKVKSVLDGGFHINCAFSPSYLYELAKMDGAIILNEAGTKIILANAQLAPDVYVPSTETGMRHRTAERVARQTNALVIAISQRRNVITLYQGNFRYALKDISVILTKANQAIQTLEKYKVVLDQSISNLSVLEFEELVTQSDLLQVLHRFEMVLRIKNELLTYLSELGVEGRLIRLQMNELLADIEDEAMLIIRDYSQERNIKPFELLYKFQELVHSEVLEDNVLLKLLGYHGYVHHDDAIYPRGYRVLNKIPRLPIVIIENLITRFETLPHVVSASVDDLDEVEGIGEVRARKIKEGLKLIKEQTFADRQL
- a CDS encoding CtsR family transcriptional regulator, which translates into the protein MRNISDIIEHYLKNVLELSESEIVEIKRSEIADKFQCVPSQINYVINTRFTIERGYVVESKRGGGGYIRIMKVKAHDQVHLIDQLVALITQTISQNTAADIVFRLVEEDIISEREAKIMLSVMDRSVIMVDLPERDVLRGRMLRAMLDTLKYE
- the radA gene encoding DNA repair protein RadA, with the protein product MAKKKTKFVCSSCGYESAKWMGKCPGCNEWNTMVEEVEMTGKKPRGSFMHSENIGPTKAEKLISIETKQEPRVLTESKELNRVLGGGVVPGSLVLIGGDPGIGKSTLLLQVSAQLADQKQKVLYISGEESIKQTKLRADRLHVKSDDLYIFAETNLELIHQTIEQISPDFVIIDSIQTIFHPEVTSAPGSVSQVRECTAELMRIGKTKGIAIFIVGHVTKEGSIAGPRLLEHMVDTVLYFEGERHHSYRILRAVKNRFGSTNEMGIFEMKELGLEEVANPSEIFLEERSQGAAGSTVVASMEGTRPVLVEIQALVTPTSFNNPRRMATGIDHSRVSLIMAVLEKRAGMLLQQQDAYLKVAGGVKLDEPAIDLAVAASIASSFRDKASRAHDCIIGEVGLTGEIRRVSRIEQRVQEAAKLGFKRVIIPQNNLSGWQPPSDIEVTGVSNINEALAIILGG
- the clpC gene encoding ATP-dependent protease ATP-binding subunit ClpC, which produces MMFGRFTERAQKVLALAQEEAIRLAHSNIGTEHILLGLVREGEGIAAKALTALGLSPEKIQKEVEGLIGKGTEKSQTIHYTPRAKKVIELSMDEARKLGHSYVGTEHILLGLIREGEGVAARVLGNLGVSLNKARQQVLQLLGSNDSSNHQGAGNANANTPTLDSLARDLTAIAREGSLDPVIGRSKEIQRVIEVLSRRTKNNPVLIGEPGVGKTAIAEGLAQQIIANEVPEILRDKRVMTLDMGTVVAGTKYRGEFEDRLKKVMDEIRQAGNIILFIDELHTLIGAGGAEGAIDASNILKPSLARGELQCIGATTLDEYRKYIEKDAALERRFQPIQVNEPTAEESIQILKGLRDRYEAHHRVSITDEAIDAAVKLSDRYISDRFLPDKAIDLIDEAGSKVRLRSYTTPPNLKELEAKLEEIRKEKDAAVQSQEFEKAASLRDSEQKLREELEETKNTWKEKQGQENTEVTVEDIAKVVSNWTGVPVSKLAQTETDRLLKLEEILHSRVIGQSEAVVAVSKAVRRARAGLKDPKRPIGSFIFLGPTGVGKTELARALAESMFGDEDAMIRIDMSEYMEKHSTSRLVGSPPGYVGYEEGGQLTEKVRRKPYSVVLLDEIEKAHPDVFNILLQVLEDGRLTDSKGRTVDFRNTVLIMTSNVGAQSLKSNKYVGFNIQDGKQDYKDMKGKVMEELKRAFRPEFLNRIDEIIVFHSLEKDHLKEIVTLMSNQLTTRLKEQDIHLELSAAAKEKIADEGFDPEYGARPLRRAIQKHVEDKLSEELLRGKVLTGQNILIDVEDSEFVVKVKEEEAANTPT
- a CDS encoding PIN/TRAM domain-containing protein produces the protein MLKRIVQACFLIVGGTLGIFLLPELFTVINLSDIPLINNPYMTAIFGAIIFYILTFWAVEYVVNFVKWFEDSLVKAPVTDLLFGSLGLIIGLFVAYLFGIPFNQMEIPIVNTVVPILLTLILGYLGFQVGFKKRDELVGLFGTSNRGKKKGTDEDADEAGVKTLKILDTSVIIDGRIADICQTGFLEGIVVIPQFVLEELQHIADSSDVLKRNRGRRGLDILNRIQKELPVEVQIYEGDFEEIQEVDSKLVKLAKLTNGIVVTNDFNLNKVCDLQGVQVLNINDLANAVKPVVLPGEELKVQVIKDGKEHNQGIAYLDDGTMIVVEEGRNYIGKYIDVLVTSVLQTSAGRMIFAKPKQLEKAL
- a CDS encoding protein arginine kinase, with product MSLEKFLQNAVSSWMNEEGPNSDIVLSSRVRLARNMTDFRFSTLYSSEEAKEIVDRVKDKLSLYPGNLGELEFLPTREIQPLQKRVLMEKHLISPNLAEDTNYGAVLLSSEEDISIMVNEEDHIRIQCLYPGLQLKEALQRANQIDDWFESEFDFAFDEKHGYLTTCPTNVGTGLRASVMMHLPGLVLTQQLNRIIPAINQLGLVVRGIYGEGSEALGNIFQISNQTTLGKSEEDIVEDLLSVVKQIIDKEHSARDALVKTSNIQLEDRIFRSLGVLEHSRIIESKEAAKCLSDVRLGIDLGYIKVISKNILNELMILTQPGFLQQYSGGPLRPNERDIRRSSLIRERIKLDKDTCEEEK
- the ispD gene encoding 2-C-methyl-D-erythritol 4-phosphate cytidylyltransferase; its protein translation is MEYEVVIPAAGQGKRMKAGKNKLLLELDSCPVIIHTLRVFEHDSRCQGIYLAIHPSERNAFKSLLDRFGITKVVKLVDGGEERQHSVYNALLEVDHEIVLVHDGARPFIKESTIHQLVEKTHLTGAAIAAVPVKDTIKKVLDGEVEETIERSSLWMVQTPQAFRVSLLKRAHGEAEQDGFLGTDDASLVERMDVEVAVVESDYDNIKLTTPEDLYFAEAILKKQEEMSGGDNHV
- a CDS encoding UvrB/UvrC motif-containing protein translates to MVCQECNERPATLHFTKVINGEKTEVHLCEQCAQDKGEMFMFDSSSGFSVNNLLAGLLNIAPAFKQAKETEIPKTEVLQCEKCKMTFQRFINVGRFGCAHCYETFKDELTPLLKRVHSGNVEHHGKVPERMGGAIHIKKKIQQLKSDLQTMIADEEFEKAAEIRDEIRSLEKDANKEGGDKG